A single Desulfovibrio piger DNA region contains:
- a CDS encoding ATP-dependent 6-phosphofructokinase, with amino-acid sequence MTEPGAIDTGIRTLGTPKLTSRLPYRTWVDDVRLPIQVDRELCDEFADPVRLDFEAAGPRKKLYFDPSRAKCAIVTCGGLCPGLNDVIRAIVMEAHHAYHVPSIMGIRYGLEGFIPAYGHQPVELTPERVADIHRFGGTILGSSRGPQSAEEIVDSLERSNVSILFVIGGDGSMKAALSISREVQARNLKIAVIGIPKTIDNDINFIPQSFGFETAVFKATEAIECAHTEAKGMPNGIGLVKLMGRESGFIAAQATLAMKEVNFVLIPEAPFTLEGEGGLLPALEERLKSRHHAVIVAAEGAGQHLLDRSGATDASGNLLLGDVADLLRSEIKRYMDARGIPHALKYIDPSYIIRSVPATANDKVYCGFLGQYAVHAAMAGRTDMVVGKIQDRYVHLPLELVTRRRRKLNIYSDLWRAALESTGQGMLAGMLPRQETHG; translated from the coding sequence ATGACCGAACCCGGCGCCATCGATACCGGCATCCGTACTCTCGGCACCCCCAAGCTCACGTCCCGGCTGCCCTACCGCACCTGGGTGGATGACGTGCGCCTGCCCATACAGGTGGACAGGGAACTCTGCGACGAGTTCGCCGATCCCGTCCGCCTGGACTTCGAGGCCGCCGGCCCCCGGAAAAAACTCTACTTCGATCCCAGCCGGGCAAAATGCGCCATCGTGACCTGCGGTGGCCTTTGCCCGGGGCTCAACGACGTCATCCGCGCCATCGTCATGGAGGCGCACCACGCCTACCATGTGCCCTCCATCATGGGCATACGCTACGGGCTGGAAGGTTTCATCCCGGCTTACGGGCATCAGCCCGTGGAGCTGACCCCCGAACGCGTGGCCGACATCCACCGCTTCGGCGGCACCATCCTGGGCTCGTCACGCGGGCCCCAGTCCGCGGAAGAGATCGTGGACAGCCTGGAGCGTTCCAACGTCAGCATCCTGTTCGTCATCGGCGGTGACGGCAGCATGAAGGCCGCCCTGAGCATCAGCCGTGAAGTGCAGGCGCGCAACCTCAAGATCGCCGTCATCGGCATCCCCAAGACCATCGACAACGACATCAACTTCATCCCCCAGTCCTTCGGCTTCGAGACCGCCGTCTTCAAGGCCACCGAGGCCATCGAATGCGCCCATACCGAGGCCAAGGGCATGCCCAACGGTATTGGTCTGGTCAAGCTCATGGGCCGGGAATCGGGCTTCATCGCCGCCCAGGCCACGCTGGCCATGAAGGAAGTGAACTTCGTCCTGATCCCGGAAGCGCCCTTCACCCTCGAAGGGGAAGGCGGCCTGCTGCCCGCGCTGGAGGAACGCCTGAAAAGCCGCCACCATGCCGTCATCGTGGCGGCCGAAGGGGCCGGCCAGCATCTGCTGGACCGCTCCGGCGCCACCGACGCCTCGGGCAATCTGCTGCTGGGCGACGTGGCCGACCTGCTGCGCTCGGAGATCAAGCGCTATATGGACGCGCGCGGCATCCCCCATGCGCTCAAGTACATCGACCCCAGCTACATCATCCGTTCCGTGCCGGCCACGGCCAACGACAAGGTCTACTGCGGCTTCCTGGGGCAGTATGCCGTCCATGCGGCCATGGCCGGGCGCACCGACATGGTGGTGGGCAAGATCCAGGACCGCTATGTGCACCTGCCGCTGGAGCTGGTGACGCGCCGCCGCCGCAAGCTCAACATCTACTCCGACCTCTGGCGCGCCGCCCTGGAATCCACGGGACAGGGCATGCTGGCCGGCATGCTGCCCCGGCAAGAGACGCATGGCTAG
- a CDS encoding HDIG domain-containing metalloprotein, whose translation MISRDEALALLAENHVQAGLLQHSVASEAVMRALARELGEDEELWGLTGLLHDVDYPATEATPEKHGLEGARLLEGKLPEEALAAIRAHNGEMTGCAPRTRFDYALRCGETITGLISAAALMRPTGYEGMEVKSIKKKMKDKAFAASVCRDNIRQCEQAGLPLDAFLALSIAAMRDCFSQPA comes from the coding sequence ATGATTTCACGAGACGAAGCGCTGGCCCTGCTGGCGGAGAACCATGTCCAGGCGGGCCTGTTGCAGCACTCTGTGGCTTCCGAGGCCGTCATGCGGGCCCTGGCCCGTGAACTTGGTGAAGATGAGGAACTGTGGGGCCTGACCGGCCTGCTGCACGATGTGGACTATCCCGCCACGGAGGCCACACCGGAAAAGCACGGTCTGGAAGGCGCCCGCCTGCTGGAAGGCAAACTGCCCGAGGAGGCCCTGGCCGCCATCCGAGCCCACAACGGCGAGATGACCGGCTGTGCGCCCAGGACCCGTTTCGACTACGCCCTGCGCTGCGGCGAGACCATCACCGGCCTCATCAGCGCCGCCGCCCTGATGCGGCCCACGGGCTACGAGGGCATGGAAGTCAAGAGCATCAAGAAAAAGATGAAGGACAAGGCCTTTGCCGCCAGCGTCTGCCGCGACAACATCCGCCAGTGCGAACAGGCGGGCCTGCCGCTGGATGCCTTCCTGGCCCTTTCCATCGCCGCCATGCGGGACTGCTTCTCGCAGCCTGCCTGA
- a CDS encoding PSP1 domain-containing protein: MPIYGLRFRALGQTLYHTGPADLAVGDHVLIAADQGQALAQVVSGPYDHVAGVEPESLTPIERRATEEDLAEGRTNEKLAREATEFCRQCIRDRRLDMKLVDVEVFFDRSKLIFYFTAPARIDFRELVKDLVREYRARIELRQIGVRHETQMVGAVGNCGMVCCCRRYLRKFAPVTIRMAKEQNLFLNPAKISGICGRLLCCLSYEQENYDRFHHNCPRLGKKYQTTQGTMKVLRANMFRNSLSVLNENNEEQELTLEEWQALDPHRPEPHPGNAQPKPAQQGQKAAQGDGLLVVSATPENVDDPNLFADVLPPDAPLTAGTEARPPQARPQAEAAPAENSKSRRRRRRKSQQRQDGAAE; encoded by the coding sequence ATGCCAATATACGGTTTGCGCTTTCGCGCTTTGGGACAGACCCTGTACCATACGGGCCCTGCCGATCTGGCCGTGGGCGATCATGTACTGATCGCGGCCGATCAGGGGCAGGCCCTGGCGCAGGTGGTTTCCGGTCCCTATGATCATGTGGCCGGTGTGGAGCCGGAGAGCCTGACGCCCATCGAGCGCCGGGCCACGGAAGAAGACCTGGCCGAGGGCCGCACCAACGAGAAGCTGGCCCGCGAGGCCACGGAATTCTGCCGCCAGTGCATCCGTGACCGCCGCCTGGACATGAAGCTCGTGGATGTGGAGGTCTTTTTTGACCGCAGCAAGCTCATCTTCTATTTCACGGCGCCGGCCCGCATCGATTTTCGCGAGCTGGTCAAGGATCTGGTGCGCGAATACCGCGCCCGCATCGAGCTGCGCCAGATAGGCGTGCGTCACGAGACCCAGATGGTGGGGGCCGTGGGCAATTGCGGCATGGTCTGCTGCTGCCGCCGCTATCTGCGCAAGTTCGCTCCCGTGACCATCCGCATGGCCAAGGAACAGAACCTGTTCCTCAATCCTGCCAAGATATCGGGCATCTGCGGCCGCCTGCTCTGCTGCCTTTCCTATGAGCAGGAGAACTATGACCGCTTCCACCACAACTGCCCGCGCCTGGGCAAGAAATACCAGACCACGCAGGGCACCATGAAGGTGCTGCGGGCCAACATGTTCCGCAATTCGCTGTCCGTGCTCAACGAGAACAACGAGGAACAGGAGCTGACGCTGGAGGAATGGCAGGCCCTGGACCCGCATCGTCCCGAGCCCCATCCCGGCAATGCCCAGCCCAAACCGGCGCAGCAGGGCCAGAAGGCCGCGCAGGGGGATGGTCTGCTGGTGGTCTCCGCCACGCCGGAGAACGTGGACGATCCCAATCTGTTCGCCGATGTGCTGCCGCCCGACGCGCCCCTGACCGCCGGAACGGAAGCCCGGCCGCCACAGGCCCGGCCGCAGGCCGAAGCCGCCCCCGCAGAAAACAGCAAAAGTCGCCGCCGCCGTCGCCGCAAGTCGCAGCAACGGCAGGACGGTGCTGCCGAATAA
- the metG gene encoding methionine--tRNA ligase: MKNFYITTPIYYVNAKPHLGHAYTTIVADSLSRFHKTLGDNTMFLTGTDEHGDKIVKAAEKQGVSPKEFVDGISGLFQQLWPHLGIENDAFVRTTDEDHKARVQRFLQQVYDAGDIYFGEFGGHYCYGCERFYTEKELENGLCPQHLTKPEFISEKNYFFRMSKYLPWLREYIESHPDFIRPERYRNEVLSMLESGALEDLCISRPKSRLTWGIELPFDKDYVCYVWFDALLNYISALGWPDGEKYKTFWPGEHLVAKDILKPHAVFWPTMLKAAGLPVYQHLNVHGYWLVRDTKMSKSLGNVVEPLEMRQKYGLDAFRYFLLREMHFGSDASFSEEGMVSRINADLANDLGNLFSRVLSMTAKYFESRVPRPGEFSEDDKAIVELCATAMSNYIQLFGNTQFAQGLDSLWELVRALNKYVDSQAPWTLFKQGDTTRLGTVMYVLLSAMRKVALCLWAVMPDASRTLLEQLGQQPGEGPVTTSLEAEAGNFDGLQPGTEVAASSNLFPRIDVKALQQEDPAGKAPKAKKEKKQESPKAAPAAEGRNGEISFDQFKAVEMRAGTVVVAEKHPNADRILRLEIDFDEGQPRQILSGLADYYTPEELVGKQVIAVLNLAPRKIRGLMSNGMVLTAEKDGKLSVLTPAAPVPNGSQIA, from the coding sequence GTGAAGAATTTCTACATCACCACCCCCATCTACTATGTGAATGCCAAGCCCCATCTGGGACATGCCTATACCACCATCGTGGCCGACTCCCTGTCGCGCTTCCACAAGACCCTGGGCGACAACACCATGTTCCTGACCGGTACGGACGAACACGGTGACAAGATCGTCAAGGCCGCCGAAAAGCAGGGCGTCTCCCCCAAGGAGTTCGTGGACGGCATCAGCGGCCTGTTCCAGCAGCTGTGGCCGCATCTGGGCATCGAGAACGACGCCTTCGTGCGCACCACCGACGAGGACCACAAGGCCCGCGTGCAGCGCTTTTTGCAGCAGGTCTATGATGCCGGTGACATCTATTTCGGCGAGTTCGGCGGCCACTACTGCTACGGCTGCGAACGCTTCTATACGGAAAAGGAACTGGAGAACGGCCTGTGCCCCCAGCACCTGACCAAGCCTGAATTCATCAGCGAGAAGAACTACTTCTTCCGCATGTCCAAATACCTGCCCTGGCTGCGGGAATATATCGAGAGCCATCCCGACTTCATCCGGCCCGAGCGCTACCGTAACGAAGTGCTGTCCATGCTGGAATCGGGCGCGCTGGAAGACCTGTGCATCTCCCGTCCCAAGTCCCGCCTGACCTGGGGCATCGAGCTGCCCTTCGACAAGGATTACGTCTGCTATGTGTGGTTCGACGCCCTGCTGAACTACATCAGCGCCCTGGGCTGGCCCGACGGCGAAAAGTACAAGACCTTCTGGCCCGGCGAACATCTGGTGGCCAAGGACATCCTCAAGCCCCACGCCGTGTTCTGGCCCACCATGCTCAAGGCCGCGGGCCTGCCCGTGTACCAGCACCTGAACGTGCACGGCTACTGGCTGGTGCGTGACACCAAGATGTCCAAGTCCCTGGGCAACGTGGTGGAACCGCTGGAGATGCGCCAGAAATACGGCCTGGACGCCTTCCGCTATTTCCTGCTGCGCGAGATGCATTTCGGTTCCGACGCCTCCTTCAGCGAGGAAGGCATGGTGAGCCGCATCAACGCCGACCTGGCCAACGACCTGGGCAACCTGTTCAGCCGCGTGCTGTCCATGACGGCCAAGTATTTTGAAAGCAGGGTGCCCCGGCCCGGCGAGTTCAGCGAGGACGACAAGGCCATCGTCGAACTGTGCGCCACGGCCATGAGCAATTACATCCAGCTGTTCGGCAACACCCAGTTCGCCCAGGGCCTTGATTCCCTGTGGGAGCTGGTGCGCGCGCTCAACAAGTACGTGGACTCGCAGGCGCCGTGGACCCTGTTCAAGCAGGGCGACACCACGCGCCTGGGCACGGTCATGTACGTGCTGCTGTCGGCCATGCGCAAGGTGGCCCTGTGCCTGTGGGCCGTCATGCCCGATGCTTCCCGCACCCTGCTGGAGCAGCTGGGCCAGCAGCCCGGCGAAGGCCCTGTGACCACCTCGCTGGAAGCCGAGGCCGGCAACTTCGACGGTCTGCAGCCCGGCACCGAAGTGGCGGCCAGCTCCAACCTTTTCCCGCGCATCGACGTCAAGGCCCTGCAGCAGGAAGACCCGGCCGGGAAGGCCCCCAAGGCCAAGAAGGAAAAGAAGCAGGAATCCCCCAAGGCCGCTCCTGCCGCCGAAGGCCGGAACGGCGAGATCAGCTTCGACCAGTTCAAGGCCGTGGAGATGCGCGCCGGGACCGTGGTCGTGGCGGAAAAGCATCCCAATGCCGACCGCATCCTGCGCCTGGAGATCGATTTTGACGAAGGCCAGCCGCGCCAGATCCTGTCCGGCCTGGCCGACTACTACACGCCCGAGGAACTGGTGGGCAAGCAGGTCATCGCCGTGCTCAACCTGGCCCCGCGCAAGATTCGCGGCCTCATGTCCAACGGTATGGTGCTGACCGCCGAAAAGGACGGCAAGCTCTCCGTCCTGACGCCTGCCGCGCCCGTGCCCAACGGCAGCCAGATCGCCTAG
- a CDS encoding undecaprenyl-diphosphate phosphatase → MDNLWVAFILSIVEGLTEYLPVSSSGHLVLVGDLLNFSGEKAATFQVVIQLGAIMAVVVLYWERFWGLLRPQQGVPFAGLRGIWMLFLTCLPACVLGLLLHAQIKSLFTPGMVLIPFVIGALLMIFVERRQFHPRYETLDDMTPGLAFGIGCFQCLALFPGFSRSAATIMGGMILGARRPLAAEYSFIAAVPIMVAATGFDLLKSLHLFTAADIPFFAVGMIGSFISALIAVKAFVRLVGHMTLVPFAVYRLLLAPFIWYFMVH, encoded by the coding sequence ATGGATAATTTGTGGGTTGCGTTCATCCTCAGCATCGTGGAAGGGCTGACGGAATACCTGCCGGTCTCGTCCTCGGGCCATCTGGTGCTGGTGGGCGATCTGCTCAATTTCAGCGGCGAAAAGGCTGCGACCTTCCAGGTGGTCATCCAGCTGGGGGCCATCATGGCCGTGGTCGTCCTTTACTGGGAGCGTTTCTGGGGCCTGCTGCGGCCGCAGCAGGGCGTGCCCTTTGCCGGCCTGCGCGGCATCTGGATGCTCTTCCTCACCTGTCTGCCCGCCTGCGTGCTGGGCCTGCTGCTGCATGCGCAGATCAAGAGCCTGTTCACGCCGGGCATGGTGCTGATCCCCTTCGTCATCGGTGCCCTGCTGATGATCTTTGTGGAACGCCGCCAGTTCCATCCCCGCTATGAGACCCTGGACGACATGACGCCGGGCCTGGCCTTCGGTATCGGCTGCTTCCAGTGCCTGGCCCTGTTTCCCGGCTTTTCCCGCTCCGCCGCCACCATCATGGGCGGCATGATCCTGGGGGCCCGCCGCCCGCTGGCAGCGGAATATTCCTTCATCGCTGCGGTTCCCATCATGGTGGCGGCCACGGGCTTTGACCTGCTCAAGAGCCTGCATCTGTTCACCGCAGCGGACATCCCCTTCTTTGCCGTAGGCATGATCGGCTCCTTCATTTCCGCACTGATCGCGGTCAAGGCCTTCGTGAGGCTGGTGGGCCACATGACCCTGGTGCCCTTCGCCGTGTATCGCCTTCTGCTGGCCCCCTTCATCTGGTATTTCATGGTGCATTAA
- a CDS encoding class I SAM-dependent methyltransferase, giving the protein MECTGERYLPEFDRDWTLEHLHRYLLACELAAGKTVLDIACGDGYGSAMLARHAAQVTGVDIDTPTVERARGKYVADNLRFLQGSATDMPLEDDSVDLVVSFETIEHLTEQDRMLCEIRRVLRPEGFLLISSPDKYEYSDVPGYHNEFHLKELYCQEFEELLQKHFSRHVLLGQRVVFGSLIASADARPFLSWSKVEEQSRSEGLAHAVYHIAIAGDEPLPGLPSSLFRAPLEHSDHVRQLDAALHSARECLGAREQELQDARAMLSSLLNSRSWKITAPLRALAALLRKN; this is encoded by the coding sequence ATGGAATGTACGGGAGAACGCTATCTGCCGGAATTTGACAGGGACTGGACCTTGGAGCATCTGCACAGGTACCTGCTGGCCTGCGAGCTTGCCGCAGGCAAAACCGTGCTGGATATCGCCTGCGGCGACGGTTACGGCTCGGCCATGCTGGCCAGGCATGCCGCGCAGGTGACGGGGGTCGACATTGATACACCGACGGTGGAACGCGCGCGCGGCAAATATGTTGCGGACAATCTGCGCTTTCTGCAAGGCAGTGCCACAGACATGCCACTGGAAGACGACAGCGTGGACCTGGTCGTCAGCTTTGAAACCATTGAGCATCTGACGGAGCAGGACCGCATGTTGTGCGAGATCCGCCGGGTACTGCGGCCCGAAGGCTTCCTGCTCATCTCCTCACCGGACAAATACGAATACAGCGATGTGCCGGGCTATCATAATGAATTCCACCTCAAGGAGCTGTATTGCCAGGAATTCGAAGAACTCCTGCAAAAGCACTTCAGCCGGCATGTCCTGCTGGGGCAGCGTGTGGTCTTCGGTTCCCTGATAGCGTCCGCGGATGCGCGCCCCTTTCTCAGCTGGAGCAAGGTGGAAGAACAAAGCCGGAGCGAAGGCCTGGCCCATGCCGTCTACCACATCGCCATAGCCGGTGATGAGCCCTTGCCCGGTCTGCCGTCGAGCCTGTTCCGCGCGCCCCTGGAGCACAGCGATCATGTGCGGCAGCTGGATGCGGCGCTGCACTCTGCCCGGGAATGTCTCGGGGCCAGGGAACAGGAGCTGCAGGATGCCCGGGCCATGCTTTCCTCGCTGCTCAACTCCAGATCGTGGAAGATCACCGCGCCTCTGCGGGCGCTGGCGGCATTGCTGCGTAAAAATTAG
- a CDS encoding ABC transporter ATP-binding protein, which yields MSSDPQLLTPARPAADVPSEEAAIVLQDVGKVFEIYDRPVHRLLQMLFRGRRTFYRSFEALHHIDLTIRRGECVGIVGRNGAGKSTLLQIIAGTLAPTTGSVRTCGRVAALLELGSGFNPEFTGRENVFLNAAILGLSDDEIAARYDAIVDFADIGDFIDQPVRNYSSGMVMRLAFAVIAHVDADILIVDEALSVGDAFFTQKCMRFLRQFIATKTLFFVSHDVAAINSLCTHAVFLEHGRIKSAGDPKQITELYLEDIFEAAQGKASTAASPFRRGLVLRQGEEDFRDARQDFLNSSSLRNDIQVFRFDPDAPAFGKGGACIEQVLLLDAQKRPLCWCTGGEVVTLRIDCRARQPLHGPIIGFYLKDRLGQTLFGDNTFLSYMDQPLHVEEGENFCASFCFRMPVLAAGDYSFAVAVAEGTQEEHVQHEWRHDALILTSVASSACAGIMGLPMRSIELAISNDPRRE from the coding sequence ATGTCCTCTGATCCGCAGCTGCTGACGCCCGCCCGCCCTGCGGCCGACGTTCCTTCCGAAGAGGCAGCCATCGTCCTGCAAGATGTGGGCAAGGTCTTCGAGATCTATGATCGTCCCGTCCACCGGCTGCTGCAGATGCTGTTCCGGGGCAGGCGCACCTTCTACCGAAGTTTTGAAGCCCTGCATCATATCGACCTTACCATCCGCCGGGGCGAATGTGTCGGCATCGTAGGGCGCAACGGGGCGGGCAAGAGCACGCTCCTGCAGATCATCGCCGGGACCCTGGCCCCCACCACAGGCAGTGTGCGAACCTGCGGACGGGTGGCCGCCCTGCTGGAGCTGGGCAGCGGCTTCAATCCCGAATTCACCGGGCGCGAGAACGTCTTCCTGAATGCCGCCATCCTGGGGCTGAGCGATGACGAGATCGCCGCCCGCTACGACGCCATCGTGGACTTTGCGGATATCGGCGACTTCATCGACCAGCCGGTGCGCAACTATTCCAGCGGCATGGTCATGCGCCTGGCCTTTGCCGTCATCGCCCATGTGGATGCGGACATCCTTATCGTGGACGAGGCCCTGTCTGTGGGAGACGCTTTTTTCACGCAAAAATGCATGCGATTCCTGCGCCAGTTCATAGCCACAAAGACGCTGTTCTTCGTCAGCCATGACGTGGCCGCCATCAACAGCCTGTGTACCCATGCCGTTTTCCTTGAACATGGCCGCATCAAAAGTGCCGGAGATCCCAAGCAGATCACGGAACTTTATCTTGAAGACATCTTTGAAGCCGCCCAGGGGAAAGCATCCACCGCCGCCTCGCCCTTCAGGCGGGGGCTGGTGCTCCGGCAAGGAGAGGAAGACTTTCGGGATGCCCGGCAGGATTTCCTCAACAGTTCGAGCTTGCGCAACGATATCCAGGTATTCCGTTTTGACCCGGATGCTCCGGCTTTTGGCAAGGGAGGCGCCTGTATCGAGCAGGTGCTGCTGCTGGATGCGCAAAAACGACCGCTCTGCTGGTGTACCGGCGGCGAGGTCGTCACCCTGCGTATCGATTGCCGGGCACGGCAGCCCCTGCACGGTCCCATCATCGGCTTTTATCTCAAGGACAGACTGGGGCAGACCCTGTTTGGTGACAACACCTTCCTGTCCTACATGGACCAGCCCCTGCATGTGGAGGAAGGCGAAAACTTTTGCGCCAGCTTCTGCTTCCGCATGCCGGTCCTGGCCGCGGGCGATTACTCTTTTGCCGTAGCGGTGGCCGAAGGGACGCAGGAAGAACATGTGCAGCACGAGTGGCGCCATGACGCCCTGATCCTGACGTCTGTCGCCTCCAGCGCCTGTGCCGGCATCATGGGGCTGCCCATGCGGTCCATCGAACTTGCCATCAGCAACGATCCCCGGAGGGAATGA
- a CDS encoding ABC transporter permease — protein MKQLLHIPPLWHPFLLSRILAGNASLILHMTRRQLALRYKGSILGWFWSLAQPLMMLLVYTFVFGIIFKARWGNMPESGTGGFAAAMFCGMATFNLFSETVNGAAPSVLANANLVKKVVFPLEILPVIHLASAVVLGASWFLLLFAGAAVLDISFHPSALLLPLLLLPVLLLALGVAFFVAASTVFVRDMPHLTAVLIQILFFMTPIFYSIDMIPASLRWLMALNPLASMVDQVRNALLFGQWPDWGTFAWNMGLAFIVCRLGVCWFLKTKKGFADVL, from the coding sequence ATGAAGCAGCTCCTGCATATCCCGCCCTTGTGGCACCCGTTCCTTCTCAGCAGGATACTTGCGGGCAATGCGTCCCTGATCCTGCACATGACCCGCCGCCAGCTGGCCCTGCGCTACAAGGGGTCCATCCTCGGCTGGTTCTGGAGCCTGGCACAACCGCTCATGATGCTGCTCGTCTACACGTTCGTGTTCGGCATCATCTTCAAGGCACGCTGGGGCAACATGCCCGAAAGCGGTACTGGCGGTTTCGCCGCGGCCATGTTCTGCGGCATGGCCACATTCAACCTGTTTTCCGAAACGGTGAACGGCGCTGCCCCGTCCGTACTGGCCAATGCCAATCTGGTGAAAAAAGTCGTCTTCCCCCTGGAGATACTGCCCGTCATCCATCTGGCCTCTGCCGTTGTCCTGGGGGCAAGCTGGTTCCTGCTGCTTTTTGCCGGTGCCGCCGTGCTGGACATATCCTTCCACCCATCCGCGCTGCTGCTGCCCCTGCTCCTGCTGCCCGTCCTGCTGCTGGCTCTGGGCGTGGCCTTTTTTGTGGCAGCGTCCACCGTTTTTGTCCGGGACATGCCCCATCTGACGGCGGTGCTCATCCAGATACTCTTCTTCATGACGCCCATCTTCTACTCCATCGACATGATCCCCGCCTCGCTGCGCTGGCTCATGGCCCTCAACCCCCTGGCATCCATGGTGGACCAGGTCCGCAACGCCCTGCTCTTCGGCCAATGGCCGGACTGGGGAACCTTTGCCTGGAATATGGGTCTGGCATTCATCGTCTGCCGTCTGGGGGTGTGCTGGTTCCTCAAGACAAAAAAGGGGTTCGCCGATGTCCTCTGA